One window of Planctomycetaceae bacterium genomic DNA carries:
- a CDS encoding choice-of-anchor Q domain-containing protein, with amino-acid sequence NLSSDATAPGTSGLINQTAADVFVNVASDLHLKAGSPAIGAGNKVLDFDALGNPRGTPDDMGALTTYVEPTGGGIDRSVFRGSGRGLMRGAA; translated from the coding sequence AACCTATCGAGCGATGCAACCGCCCCCGGAACGTCAGGCCTGATCAACCAGACCGCCGCCGATGTGTTCGTCAACGTCGCCAGCGATCTGCACCTCAAGGCGGGCAGCCCGGCCATCGGGGCAGGCAACAAGGTGCTGGACTTCGACGCCCTGGGCAACCCGCGCGGCACTCCCGACGATATGGGCGCTCTGACGACGTACGTCGAACCGACCGGAGGTGGCATCGATCGTTCTGTGTTCCGCGGGTCCGGCCGCGGCCTGATGCGAGGAGCCGCCTGA